DNA from Amorphoplanes friuliensis DSM 7358:
GGAATCAGCAGCGCCGTGTGCCCACCCTTCCCATCCGCGACGATCATCGTGACGGCGACGGAGAGGGCTGCGGCCCGCAACCGGCCGTCGAAGACAACACCGGGACCCGCAACCTCCGCGGCCTCCGCGAGGGCGGCGACACGCTCGTGCAGCCAGCGGCGCCGAGCTCGGCCCAGATCGGGAATTCGCGGCCGCCGAACGTGACGAGCTTGGTCCCCGGGTAGAGCTCGCGCAGGGTGCTTGACCAGCCTGTGCCGGCGAAGACTTTCAGTTCTTGGCGCGGGTCCGGCAAGAATCGGCGGTCCTGGCGGGGAGTACGGGCGGGGCGCTGTTGCGGCTTTCGCAGGGCCAGCAGAGCCACGACAACACCGACGATGCCGGCGAGCCAGCTGACGCGTTCGATCCAGTTCCACTCGGGGAACCAGCCCTGGCGCACACCGACACCGACCAGCACAGCCAGGACCACGACGCCGGCGCCCCGGGCGAGTTGAACCGGCCATCGTCCGCGCATGGTCCATCTTGGTCATGGGGGTGGCCCGGTGTCGACGGGGGGATCTAGCCTCGGCGGTGATGTCGCAGCGTGTCAGGCACCACCGTCGGCGGAATGGGCTGGTCGACGGGGTTTTTGTGGTGGTGCTGATGGTCGGCGGGCTTTGTGGGCTCATCGGGCTTCGCGTGGCGCTGCTGGCGTTCAGCGACGTTGCCGGCGGCTGGGCGGATCTGCTGCTGTTCGGTGTCATCGGGCTGGCGGCGACTGCTGTCTGGTGGTGGCGGCAGCGGATCCGGCGGCGGGCAGCGCAAGCGATCGAGCAGTGGGAGCGGACCGCCGGGTGGGAGCCTGTGCTGCTCGGGCAGCGGTGGCCGTGGGTGGACATGGTGCGGTGGGCCGAGACGGTGACGGTGCTGCGGGCGTACAGGAAGCCGGGTTTGATTGTCGGTCTGGTGGAGTTTGCCGAGAACGGGCTGGGCGCTGCGGTGGATCGGCATGCCGGGCGGGCTGCCTTTGCGATCGTCACGCTGGCCCGGCCGGCGCCCACCGGGGCTGTGCGTGTTTACCGAGAGGTGGCGGCGCGAAGGCGCGGCGAGGACGAGTTCCGGCGGCGGTTCCGGGTAATCGGCGGGGAGTTGAGTCCGGCGCTCCAGAGGGCCCACGTCGACGGCGAGGTGCCGGCGTGGACCTGTACCGGTGATCAGATGTTCGTCTTCGTGCCGCTGGACGGGCCGTTGTGGCCGTGGCATCTCGAGAGGGCGGCCGCCAAGGCCCGGCGGGTCGTGGAGTTGTCAGCCGTTGAGGTAGGTGAGGACGGCTAGGACGCGGCGGTTGTCGTCGTCGGACGGCGGCATGCCGAGTTTGGTGAAGATGTTGTTGATGTGTTTGCTGACGGCCTTCTCCGTGACGAAGAGGGCCGCGGCGATCGCGGCGTTGGAGCGGCCCTCGGCCATCTCGCCCAGGACTTCGCGTTCGCGGGTGGTGAGGACCGCGAGGGGTTCGCGGCGGGCCAGGAGCTGGGAGACGACTTCCGGGTCCATGGCTGTGCCGCCGTCGGCGACGCGGCGGACGGCGTCGACGAACTGCGCCACGTTCGAGATGCGGTCCTTGAGGAGGTAGCCGACGCCGCCGTTGCGGTCGCTGAGGAGTTCGCGGGCGTAGAGGGGCTCCACGTGCTGGGAGAGGACCAGGATCGGGAGGCCGGGGACTTCGGTGCGGGCCGCGATCGCCGCCTGGAGGCCCTCGTCGGTGAAGGTCGGCGGGAGGCGCACGTCGACCACGGCGACGTCCGGGCGGTGCTTGAGCAGGGCCGGGAGCAGCGCCGGGCCGTTGTCGACGGCCTCGACCACCTCGAACTCGAACGCCTCCAGGAGGCGGGTCAGACCGTCTCGGAGGAGGGCAAGGTCTTCGGCGAGGACAACACGCAAGGCAACTCCATCGTCACGACCGTGGGTCCGCCCGGCGGGGAGGACAGCTTCATCGTGCCATCGAAGGCGGCGAGGCGGCGTTCGATGCCCCGCAGGCCGGTGCCCCGGGCGGGATTTGCCCCGCCGGCGCCGTCGTCGGAGACGACGATCGTGAGGAGGTTGTCGGCGTACCGGATGGCGACCTGGGCCGAGCGGGCGCCGCTGTGCCGGACGACGTTGGCGAGGGCTTCGGCCGTGGCGAAGTAGGCCGCCGACTCGACCGGGGTCTGGGGGCGGGCGGGCAGGTCGATCTCCACGGTGACGGGCATCGGCAGGCTCATCACCAGCGCGCGGACCGCGCCGTCGAGGCCGCGTTCGGCGAGGACCGGCGGGTGGATGCCGCGGACCAGGTTGCGCAGCTCCAGCAGGGCGGTGCCGCTGGCCTCGCGGGCCTCGGCGAGCAGTTTGCGGGCGGCGGCCGGGTCCCGTTCGATCATCTCCTCGGCGAGGCCGATGGTCATGCCCAGCGACACGAGCCGGGCCTGGGCGCCGTCGTGCAGGTCGCGTTCGATGCGGCGGAGCTCGGCGGCCTGCGCGTCGACGGTGTCGGCCCGGGTGACGGTCAGCTGGGCC
Protein-coding regions in this window:
- a CDS encoding LuxR C-terminal-related transcriptional regulator, with the translated sequence MRVVLAEDLALLRDGLTRLLEAFEFEVVEAVDNGPALLPALLKHRPDVAVVDVRLPPTFTDEGLQAAIAARTEVPGLPILVLSQHVEPLYARELLSDRNGGVGYLLKDRISNVAQFVDAVRRVADGGTAMDPEVVSQLLARREPLAVLTTREREVLGEMAEGRSNAAIAAALFVTEKAVSKHINNIFTKLGMPPSDDDNRRVLAVLTYLNG
- a CDS encoding sensor histidine kinase, whose translation is METRSWVRDGLRAIAGGVYAVGLSVTNVPLLAVSLVALLLTPVPFLGLALLPWVTNLVRMRANLERRLAGRAGIGIARPYHPPPERALPGGWKRFRWIATDPATWRDLAWLIPGALVGFFLGLLAVVIPLYGVEGISLLPLWLYLGIDWYGYGVFWPIANFSEAMLSMPQGVLFLALGLGAAPWLLEVNAQFAKLFLAPTKAAELRLRVAQLTVTRADTVDAQAAELRRIERDLHDGAQARLVSLGMTIGLAEEMIERDPAAARKLLAEAREASGTALLELRNLVRGIHPPVLAERGLDGAVRALVMSLPMPVTVEIDLPARPQTPVESAAYFATAEALANVVRHSGARSAQVAIRYADNLLTIVVSDDGAGGANPARGTGLRGIERRLAAFDGTMKLSSPPGGPTVVTMELPCVLSSPKTLPSSETV